In Camelina sativa cultivar DH55 chromosome 17, Cs, whole genome shotgun sequence, the genomic stretch attttcaaaataatgaggaggaggaggctgaATCATTTTTTCATCCAAGGACTTTGGGAAGATCAGAGCATCCCAACGTCttgacttatttatttttttaaggttaAGGTTTTGATGAAACACAGCTGCCTCGGTTATATACGCACGTCACCACGTGTACAGTATACAGTATACTAGGAGAATCACTTTTTCATGTTGAATAAACCTTAAACCTAATCCTATTCCAGAGGATGATTAGACTTGAGTGGAAGATATCTTTCCGTGTTTGATTAATGAAACACCTAAAATTACTGTTACTCTCTTAGACATTGGGGTGCGTGCGTTAATAACTTGATTAAATCATTCCAAAGTCAGAggtatacataattttttggGACTTTTAGTACtactttacaaaataatttaaaaccgATGCAGGAAATCGAAATTGATTTATGGACCAGTTTCAGAGTCGACGAGCCCAACAGATTCCTTTGGAGCCCACTATCATTTCAACCTCATCGCGTTTCCTAAAGAGATATGTCTTCTTTATGGTTTCCacttaaaagaaatatgatcattaaaaaaaaaaaaaaaaaaagattatgttttctttattgAACGAGGAGCCGCCACTCGTCGTGTACTCTTAAAAAATGCACGATCGGTATCACTATTCAGCGATAGTGATTGTTTCCATACTAGTATATACTTGGAATGTTTTCATATGAAATGCCACGACTAAAATGGTTGAAAAATAAcctttttataatagttttttcgTAGTCGGTatacaagaatatatatactagtaaaGAAATGAACAGATTAAGAAGgacatatcatatatgtatgtatagatTGGACCGACCTTGTTACATGTGCTAACTAGTACTTGGAGTAGTCACTTGTTTCCATTCTATAATGAATGTTTCTTCCCCACCAttcgtatttatatatattccgTTTGTCCACACACAATAATCAATTCTCGTACGTACCAAATTCAAGTTGTCATTCACGTACCGGTCGATTATAGTGTCTATGCATACATACACCCAACAATTAGGGTTCGCAGATTTGTCTTGAGAGGGATATATGGTGTTTCATGACGaaacttataaattaagaaaaacctCACCTCTATCTAATGACTAATACTATCAGTACTACTTATGAACGTACGTCTATGGTAagtttttttgggtcaaagtCAATGGTCGACGGTAAGTTTTACGAAAGGTTTGaaaggcaagaagaagaagaaaaaaagagagagataaagtaTAATGGAATTTACTAGTTATTAATAACTTTGCTGATTaagaaaacacaaactcacGCCAAACACACATTCATTTTACATactagtaaataataaatacagaAGAGTAAAGGATGAGAGAAAAGGTAGTGGgctaaataatttaaaagtcACACAGTCTCCAAagattattataattgatttaaatattgtaattataCCACCTTTTTTATCGGATGTCCCCGAAGGGACTAATTTATAcctttttgtttagtttgaaaCTAACACATGACATCTTTGAGAAGCTTGTACCTTCGTGTCGCCGTCCTAGGCGACGGCGCTCCGCCTCCAGATCCGGCGACGCTCTTGGCCACTTGATCATGACGGTTATTGTTATGCTTGATCCGGCCGCGGGACGAATAGTCCGATCGGTTTGTGAACTCATCatgttcaaatttattaaaggatgaagaagaagacttgttTGAAGAAGAACCGCCATCATGTCTAGCAACGTTGCTCAGCTTCCGATCGTCGCTCTGGCACCAGTCGCAAATCTCGGTAGGCTCAGCAAACTCACTGTAGTAGTTGCTGcagtaactatatatatattcgagaAACCCATTAATTaatcagttatatatattatattagcCGTGAATGGGCGCGGTCACTCGCGTTAACGCACAAAGATGGAGGAGATAGGAGAGAGGAGGAGCTAGGAGTACTTACGAGTGTTGGAAGCGACTGCGGCAGTGACCGCAGCTGAAGAGCTTGTCGGGAAAACCTACGTCGCCGCACATGCAACAAACTCTCTCCATGATCTTCACAAaatcttttcttatatattttctttctaaattaattaaatcgagagagaaagagagataaaagatCGAaggttttaatatataatgaattagATGAAGGCGGTGATGTTAGActatttatatactatatatttaaacCCCACAAGCTATAGCAAAGCCTCTCTATATATGTATTGCACATAATATAGTATATGATACTTTATATATGCGTGTTATTGAATGTACAGGTAGAGCGGAGAGgtttgcgagagagagagagagaggcatcCTTAAAACAGGGGAGGTTTTGTAAATGACAGCTTTGTCCTTCCATTGTGATTCTTTTTCATCCAAACTGGACTCATCTCCTCGCCTACTATAGAAAGCGCGTGTTAGAACAACATAGATGCAGCAATTAATATAATGCGTTTAGGTATCTTTGTTATTCGTATCATCAAATCCAAATTTTGAGGCTTTTCACTTTCAACTCTACATATATCATCGATTTCACTTCACGTCTAGCTGGTGTGGGAGTGAGCGTAAGTGTGAACAAAATAGTGAGGCGACAAttaacaacaacaccaacaaaaaaaaaaaaagaccgcAAATTAAGTTGATCCAACACCACCAATACCAACACCAACTTAATTAGTGTTTTAGTACTGCTGATTTTTCCCATAAAGCGGATAAGGACGCTCGTGACATTATTACTTCTACGTTTTGTTGGGGTGGAGAGGTAGCCTAGCTAGCAGTAAATCATTCGATCCAATTCTTCTTTTTAAGTAACCTTTCTAGCCTATGGCTCCATTACTTCATTTctggtttcctttttttttttttctttttttcattcttcttctttttatcgtCTATCAGGTGGATATTATTGGCTAAGCAAATTATAGTATTATGTTTATGGATAGAGATGGATTTAATGAGTAGGGTTAGGTTAAATACAATTTGGTATACATTTATTGTTATCTTTTACCATATTTATTGCGGTTTGTGTCTCTCtcagtctttttctttttaaaaagaaaaaattagaaaacagtTATAATGTTACTATTACAGTATCCTAATGAGGGACGGGAAATAAACAATAAGGCAACTTTGATGAGACTCGACGACGTGCAGTGCAAGACTTTGAGTTGATTACACGCAGGCTATCACATGAGAATCGGAGggaagaaaagataaaagggCGATCTGATGATCTATCTTACCGGTGGTTTCCTAAGCTTAAACGGTCGGAGAGTGGCCCACGTGGCAGATTCCAAGCGACAGTTTTGGAGTTTGGTTGGCCATGTTAAACTGAAACACATGCATGCATGTATGCCCTCTCTCTCTCGTCCTCCCTGAATATATCTATTTATATCTGGGGCTGTTTAAATAAAACCCATGTAGGCAATTCGGTGCCAATCCTTAGTTCGAATGTCAGGTTGTCACCTAGTTTTTCTAATTAATCCTGTCCTTACAAACTACTGCAATATCAGTGTGTACTTTGTTCatgtaataataaattaaaccTATAAAAACATACATGTGAATAGAAGAAAGTGGACCTAATTGAAGTGATCCTTGCCTTGTACTTGTTGTAGTGCGCCACACATGATTTACTTTAGAGTTTAGTCCCATTTCCGAGAATTaggaatttatttttgttcaccattttctatttctttttcattagtTACTCTCTTTCCAACCTTCgaattttatttataacttaTATTTGAGCTAAAAAGTGACAAACTGTGATTCGGGAtgaagttttaaatatatacagtgattagaaaaaaaacgGAAATCATtcgaggtatatatatacatatatatatataggtatatacataaatatatatcccctatataataaaacggaaatacacaactttttttttgtatactatataatttttgtaagttggttacaaaataggttatagatcAAATATAGTTTGGTtaaaaaaaggttatagattaattgatcaatctgtgggctatatgaatacacttaagaatattcagataatttatacaatttccaaaataaaatctttagtattcatgtattgttacaaaatatatactgttagacaTAAATATATACGGTAAGacataaaaatgaataaaatcttGGTAATTTATCAGACTTAATCTtgatttccgagatcttattacagttgaaaataaaatataacctaAGCACGAGTCATAttaaaaactttcaccaaatatgttcaaaaataaaaataaaaacaaacaacaaacataatcaatactcatacataaaattacaaaattaacaatataaaacttacaaaataggtgtttttttcaatccattatatttaacatatgattttattgcataatgttttataaaaaaaaactttaaaaaaaaattatataaattatattttgttctaaaattataatataaataataagaatttCAACAGAGCATGGGAAACAATCTAGTTTGTATTAGTAAAATATTAGCAGtcatcaaaatatgtaacttgaaattaaagaagagacgTATATAAACTGTAATATAACAGCAGATCGATGATATAGTACGTAGAATTGTTTTTGGATGGTCTGATATATAATCATTCGAGACAAGTGAAGTGGAGAACCCTACCTCTCGATTACTTTTAGGTTTATATGTACTCTGGTTAAAAGTTTCGGAATCAAAATGATGATGATCGTATCGTATATTTGAAAAGAAGCCAATAATGAAGATGCTTTTGTTTGTTGggtgaaaattaattaatgatgtTCGACTATCATCATGAGTTCCCAACACGATcgaataaaataaacaaatactaACAAGGGTGCTTCCTTTACCTTAATATTGTGGATGGATTCAAAGACAATATGGAAATCCACACGAGTTACGTTAGTGGGCAATCAAGAAACTAATTAGACAGACACTTTAGGCAGTGATTGGTAACACAAACAAAGTATTACAAGTTGTACAACTTTGAATTTTTatcaatcacaaaaactttaccaaaattCTTATTAAAAGCTTTACTCTCAGCTTTTTTTGCATAGCTTTCATGTACAACTCTTTCTTACAACTTTGCACTATTCCGTAAAAGCTTACAGCTTCAGTTTACAGCTTTTCTGTACAGCTCTTTCttacagctttgcactattCCGTAAAAGCTTACAGCTTCAGTTTACAGCTTTTCTGTACAGCTTTGACTACGTTACCAATAACACCcttaaatttgttgttgttgttgtttcaattAAGTCCACGAAAGTTAGTCTTCACTAATGTGTTTAGTCAGCTTCCCATCAGAATGAATCGGAACCGGATTGTTGGAAGTGGAAGCTTCGATAATATTTATTGAATacgatttttatttatttattgacttTGAGAGTACGAAGCTGCCACTTCGATTTGGAAAATGATGGTTTGACCAGTAAATAAGTAGTGTGAATGAGATGATTGCTAATGCCTTGGTCAGGTTAGTTATAGTATGAAGTGTAAATAAAATATACGTAATTTATTAGACCGTATATTGGGCCGTAAATACTATAGAGGAGTCGGGTAATAGGAGGCCCATTAAGGATATAAATGGGCTCATTCAGCAGCGGCGGTGTTTCGACGTATATAGCTGGTTGggaaaggccaaaaaaaaacacaaacccaaacacaaaaggcaaaaaaaaaaaaaaaagcttgacgATTACGATcaatcaaatctctctctctctctttcagcgGACGGATCTCCGAGAGCGTTCTCGTTAATCCCTAGCAGCTACTCTTTGGATCCCCCACCCTCTTGAAACCCTAGAAGAGCCCTCTCCCCCTTCCACCCGCTTGTTCCTGGCAATAAATTACCATAGCATTTCGGATCTCAGATTTTACCATGCTGATGATTCCTTCCAAGGTCGCCGGTCATACCCGGTTCTTGCTCCAGAGCCTTCATGATTCCGATGTCGACTCCATCGCCCAAGAGCTTTCTCAGGtacttacttatatatatatatatatattcattctcTCTGATGTTTCGTAGCCGCTGTCTctgagtttgattttgttttgtttgcttatttGTTCACTTTGTGATTTtgaactctttttattttatgt encodes the following:
- the LOC104754360 gene encoding uncharacterized protein LOC104754360 → MERVCCMCGDVGFPDKLFSCGHCRSRFQHSYCSNYYSEFAEPTEICDWCQSDDRKLSNVARHDGGSSSNKSSSSSFNKFEHDEFTNRSDYSSRGRIKHNNNRHDQVAKSVAGSGGGAPSPRTATRRYKLLKDVMC